Within the Cystobacter fuscus DSM 2262 genome, the region GGTGCAGACCAGGCGCGCCTACATGGGCATCGTCATCAAGCACCAGGAGAAGAAGGAAGTCATCCCGGTGGTGGCCGATACCCAGACGCTCGAGTACGACCTCACCCTGCTCCTGCGCAAGCTCACGCGCACCCAGACGCCCGTGCTGGGGGTGCTGCAAGGGCATGACGAGCCGGGCCTCCAGGACAAGCTCGGCCGCCTGAAGATGCTGCTCGGCCAGCTCTACGAGGTGCGCCCGGTGAACCTCGGCGAGAACAAGCGCGTGGAGGCGGGCGTGGACGCGCTGCTCGTCATCGGGCCCAAGACGGCGCTCGAGCCCAACGAGCTCGAGGCGATCGATCAGTTCCTCATGGAGGGCAAGAGCGCGGCGTTCTTCCTGGATGCGCTGCGCGTGGATCCACGCACCTTCGAGCAGAGCGAGGCGGAGCACGGGCTGGCGCCGCTGCTGGCCACGTATGGCGTGAAGCTCGGGGATCAGCTCGTGGCGGACGCGCGCTCGGGGCAGTTGTCGGTGCAGGAGCGGCGCGGCTTCATGGTCATCGACATGCCGGTGCCCTACCCGTTCATCCCCCTGCTCGCGCAGCTCGAGGGGGACAGCCCGGTGTCCAAGGGCATTGGCGGCGTGCTGCTGCCCTTCACCACGTCCGTCTCGCTCCAGACGCCCGAGGGCGTGCAGGGCACGGTGCTCGCGAAGTCCTCCAAGACGAGCTGGCTGGAGTCCAAGCCCTTCAACATCGACCCGCGCCGGGACTGGCGCAACGAGTCCCCCTCCGTGGGCGGCCCCTACCCGCTCATCGTCCAGGTGTCCGGCAAGCTCAAGAGCCACTTCGCCGCCCAGGCCAACGTCAGCTCCGCCACGCCCCTGCTCGCGGAGAGCAAGGGCGAGCCGCGCGTCATCGTCGCCGGTGGCTCGGCGGCGCTGTGGGATGACTTCATGAGCTCGGCCAACCAGGCCTTCCTGCTCAACGTGGCCGACTGGCTCCTGCTCGACTCGGCCCTGCTCGACATGCGCACCCGCGGCCTCGCGGAGGCGCCGTTGGACAAGGACATCTCGGACGCCACACGCAACACCGTGAAGTACGGCAACGTGCTCGGCATCCCCTTCCTGTTCACCGCTTTCGGCCTGGTGCGCTGGCGCATGCGTGAGGCGCGCCGGAGCCGCGTCACCGTCTGATCCGCTGGAGGACACACGATGAACAAGACAACGATCATCGTCCTGGGCATCTTCGCCGTGCTGCTCGTGGCGGTACTGGCCACCCGCGAAGACCACGTGAGCGTGGGCGTGCGCAAGCTCGAGCTACCCCGGGTGGACAAGGACAAGGTCTCCTCCATCGAACTCAGCGGCGCGCGCTCGGCCCGGCTGGAGAAGGAGGGCGATGGGTGGCGGGTGG harbors:
- a CDS encoding GldG family protein encodes the protein MRKNTLNATVLLLGIVGSLVLLNILGLRAFKRLDFTRDHTYTLSEASRTTMEELKDPVTVTAYFTDKLPPPYSSNARYVRDLLEEYRAASRGKLSFEFLDPMTQETDADKEAKRETKRDIFGRTFREPTSVERELAQEGIQPVEVRVVEDDQVQTRRAYMGIVIKHQEKKEVIPVVADTQTLEYDLTLLLRKLTRTQTPVLGVLQGHDEPGLQDKLGRLKMLLGQLYEVRPVNLGENKRVEAGVDALLVIGPKTALEPNELEAIDQFLMEGKSAAFFLDALRVDPRTFEQSEAEHGLAPLLATYGVKLGDQLVADARSGQLSVQERRGFMVIDMPVPYPFIPLLAQLEGDSPVSKGIGGVLLPFTTSVSLQTPEGVQGTVLAKSSKTSWLESKPFNIDPRRDWRNESPSVGGPYPLIVQVSGKLKSHFAAQANVSSATPLLAESKGEPRVIVAGGSAALWDDFMSSANQAFLLNVADWLLLDSALLDMRTRGLAEAPLDKDISDATRNTVKYGNVLGIPFLFTAFGLVRWRMREARRSRVTV